The DNA region AATTAATAAGCCAGGACAACCTTCAGTAAAGCTCAGGTAATTATTTTGCAGGACATCCGGAAACAATCAGGTGATGTCTGAAAAGTTATATGCGGACTTACTAAGTAACCAGCTTATGAGCCACTACATGATCGGTAAAGTACTACAATCACGGTACCAAATCGTTGAAAGTCTGGGTGCAGGGGTGTTTGGACAGACATATACTGCTATTGACATTGAATACCCAGAAAACCCTAAATATGTCGTGAAGCAGTTGAAAACTCACAATTGCCAAACCAGCTATTTAGAAACTTTAAGGTTACATTTCCTGACGGAAACAGAAACTCTCAAGCGTCTGGGTAGCCATTGCCAAATTCCAGAACTCATCGCCTGCTTTGAAGAACATGAGCGACTGTATTTGGTACAGGAGTTTGTGGAAGGACATGATTTAACAGCCGAACTACCCATCAATCAAATGTGGGGATGTTTGTGGGGTGAAAGTGAAGTTGTGGAATTTTTAGAGGATGTTTTGCAAATTTTAGAATTTGTTCATTCTCAAGGCGTGATTCATTGTGATATTAAACCAGAAAATTTAATTAGACGCTGTATTGATGGCAAACTGGTTTTAATTGACTTTGGTTCTATCCAGTCGGTGAAGTTTTCTTTAGATACAGAATTGCCTATTGATTGGATTCCTGTAACATCTTTGGGTTACATTCCACCAGAGCAATTTATTGGTCAAACAAGACCTAATAGTGATATTTATGCTTTGGGGATGATTGCTATTCAGGCGCTGACAGGTTTAGAACCGTTACAGTTTAAAGTTGATCCCCAAACGAATGAGATTATTTGGCGTTTACCAGATACTCAGGTGAGTGATTATTTAGCTGTTATTCTCAGCCAAATGATCCGCTATGATTTTCAAGAACGCTTTCAGTCGGCGGGTGAGGTATTGCGTATCCTCAAACAAATGCGCCATGAAACTCAGCTATCTCAAGTTTTACCAATATCAGAGCATGAACCGTCAGAACTGGTAAGGGCGAATGATGAGACACAGCAAAATTTCACCATTAATAATTTAGCGCCCCTGATGACAGGGATGAAAATTGGACTAGCGGCTAATTCTTTGTTGATGGGGTTTGGTGTTTATTCTTTAGTGAATAATTCGCCTGCATATTCAGAAAACGAAACTTTATATAAAGCGACGGAAAACTATCAAGCTGGAGATTTACAAGGTGCGATCGCTCTGGCTAAGTCCATTCCATCTTATAGTAATGTTTATCCTGAAGTACAAGCGACTATTGAAGTTTGGCAACAACAATGGCTGCAAGCGGCGGAACAATATTTATTAGCCGAACAAGCTTTGAACGAGGGTAGATGGTCTGATGTTTTTAAAACAGCTAATCTCGTTCCTGATATTTTATATTGGCAATCCAAAACACAACTACTCGTACAAAAAGCCAGAGTCAATCTCGAAAGCCAAAGCCAAAGTTTACTAGCGAAAGCTTATGCAAAGGCGGAAGCGCGAGATTTTTCCAGCGCCTTAGAATATCTGCGCCAAATTCCCCAAGAAAGTTCGGCTGGGGCGATCGTGCAGAGAAAATTAACCGAGTATAATCACAAACGACAGATTAGAGCCGCTTACTTTTTACAAAATGCTTATAAAAAAGCAGCTTTTGGCGACTTTGATAGTGCAGTTAAGTTTCTGCGCCAAATTCCCAAAAACACAAAAGTATATGCTCAAGCTCAAGCTAAATTGCAAGAATACACTCAAAAGCAACGTTGGCAAACTCGCACTCAAGAATTAGCATTTGATGTAGATTCACCTAAAAAAAATACCACTAAACTGATCAATTCTCATTTCGACTATCAACTACAAGAAGTAAATATTCGCTAGAAGAATAAGGCAAAAGGCAAAAGTAAAAAGGCAAAAGGCAAAACTCTTTCTCCCCCTGCCGCCTGCGGTTTTTATGATTGATATTATCCCCCCTTGTCTCCCTTGTCTTGCTTCTACGCTCCTGGTTTGAAATAATCGAGGAGGCGATCGCCTGAATCTGCGCGAATTAATGCTACAACTACATCAGGTAAGGCTGTCAAACTTGGGTAAACCAAATAACGGGGTTCCCAATTAGGACGAAACTTGTCTTTGTAGGCGTGTAAGCCTTGGAAGTTATAAAAGCCGTTCAAGTGTTCGTAAAGATAACGCAGCACTTTTTCTAAACGGCGTGACGTGGAATTTTCCCCGACTCCAGCTAAGGCGGAAAGGCCAAAATTAAAGCTGTCGTAGCCTTTTTCTTGAAAGTGCTGAAGCAGAGAAGTAAACAGAAAATCCATCATTCCATTTTCCATTGAGGCACGATGCCGCATCATATCAATGGTAATTTCATTTAGCTGATACTCTGGCAAAATGTTGGTAAACGCTGCAATTCCACCATCAGGTGTATGCACAACCGCAATTTCGCAATTTCGCAGATAAGCTTCATCAAACCATCCTAAAGAAAAGCGTTTTTCGGAACCTTGCGCCATCTTTAACCATTCATCGCTGACTGATTTCAGTTGATGTAATAAGTCATGATTGATTGGTGGTTGATAAAAACTCACTTGATAGCCGAGTTTAGTTAAACGATTAATTGATGGGCGAAAGTTCTTTCCGGCTTTCCCTTGGAGGGTAAAGTTTTTTAGGTCAACGATCGCTTCTTCGCCAATCTTCAGTATTCTAAATCCCAGGGAGATATATAAATCAAGGTCATCGGGCGAGGTTTGATAAAAAGCGGGATACCAGTCATTGCGCTGACAAAACTGCTGAAAGCTGACAATTACCTCTTGACGCTCTTCAATGGGGCCGATGGGATCTCCGAGAGCGATCGCACCCCGCCCTTTTGGTACATAAGCAATTACACTTTTACCAGAAGGACTAAAAAAATAACTTTTATCGCTTAAAAGTGTAATTGCCGCTAAAGAAGAACATCCATAATCTTCTACTATTTTTTTGGCTTTTTGCTGCTCAATTAAAGTTGCTGGATTCTGTAAAAATACAGGCTGTAACAACATCACCACAGCAAATGTAATTGTACTGGCAGCAATAATATAAATAGAATCAGCAAAGAATTCCCCAAATCTAGTTTTTGGTTGTAAGCCCCAATTATCCTCAGTAAAAAACATTGCTAAAGTCTGAAGTAGGGCATTCTTCCAACTAAAATTTTCTGTAAACTTGCCATCTAATAAATAAAATCCGATTGTGCCGTAAGCTAAGGTAAACAGCAACGCTCCCATTAAGACTCGCACACCCCTAGCAATAGAAGGTCGGTCTGATTGGGCTGTAAACACATGGCGCATCAAAATCAATTGTGTTAGCAAAATTCCTGATAATATACTTTCTTCGTAATCTAATCCTTTAATTAAATGGCTCAGAATCGAAATAACTAGTAATCCAATAGTTAATAGCCAAGCAACTCGCTTACGGCGTAATAAATTAGTTGCCAAAGTCAATAATATAAACCCTGTTAAGGCAGCAAATACATGACCAGTTACCCGAATTTCAAAGGGTAAAAAATCTTTTAACCAATGATTACGACCATACAAGGTGGGTGTAACTGCGGACAAAACATTGACTACGCCGACTAACCCTGTTAAGAAACCGACACTCCAAATTCCAATCTTATTTTTTAAGTTTTTATTCATCAGCTTTCAACTTAAATCAATATGTTTTATCAGCGTCAACTTACGTTTAATGATTTATGCTTAAGAATTCAAAATCATTAATTACAGGACTTACGCAAAATCATGAAAAAACGAACCGCAAAGAGCGCATAGACGCGATAGCGGCTTCCCGCAGGGTAGGACACGAAGTTAAGAGAATTTGAGAGGGTTATTGCGTAAGTCCTAAATTAATCAGAATTCCTGCTCAATTATGAATTTTGGATTATTTTATTTTTTAAATGTTTTAAATTGTTCTCCCACATAAGCCAGAGAGTCTTTTAAATGCTTGTGAAAATAATTCCAACCAACATCTGCACCAGATAAACCATGACCTCCAGGAAAAGCATAGAATACGTTAGCAATATCTAAATTATTTAATGTTTGATGAAAAATTTTAGTAGAAGCCAAGAAATTCTGATCATTCAACCCCGCATCAAGATATATTCGTAATCGTTTTCTATCAGCAGTTGATAACTGTTGGACGATTTGTAATGGACTATTTTGCGCCCCACTACTGTCGGTAAAGTAACCGCTATGACTAAATAATATATTGAAGTTGTTGAGATAGCGTAACCCAATATTAAATGCGCCCCATCCACCAGAAGATAGACCAC from Aulosira sp. FACHB-615 includes:
- a CDS encoding serine/threonine-protein kinase, producing MSHYMIGKVLQSRYQIVESLGAGVFGQTYTAIDIEYPENPKYVVKQLKTHNCQTSYLETLRLHFLTETETLKRLGSHCQIPELIACFEEHERLYLVQEFVEGHDLTAELPINQMWGCLWGESEVVEFLEDVLQILEFVHSQGVIHCDIKPENLIRRCIDGKLVLIDFGSIQSVKFSLDTELPIDWIPVTSLGYIPPEQFIGQTRPNSDIYALGMIAIQALTGLEPLQFKVDPQTNEIIWRLPDTQVSDYLAVILSQMIRYDFQERFQSAGEVLRILKQMRHETQLSQVLPISEHEPSELVRANDETQQNFTINNLAPLMTGMKIGLAANSLLMGFGVYSLVNNSPAYSENETLYKATENYQAGDLQGAIALAKSIPSYSNVYPEVQATIEVWQQQWLQAAEQYLLAEQALNEGRWSDVFKTANLVPDILYWQSKTQLLVQKARVNLESQSQSLLAKAYAKAEARDFSSALEYLRQIPQESSAGAIVQRKLTEYNHKRQIRAAYFLQNAYKKAAFGDFDSAVKFLRQIPKNTKVYAQAQAKLQEYTQKQRWQTRTQELAFDVDSPKKNTTKLINSHFDYQLQEVNIR
- a CDS encoding phosphatidylglycerol lysyltransferase domain-containing protein; protein product: MNKNLKNKIGIWSVGFLTGLVGVVNVLSAVTPTLYGRNHWLKDFLPFEIRVTGHVFAALTGFILLTLATNLLRRKRVAWLLTIGLLVISILSHLIKGLDYEESILSGILLTQLILMRHVFTAQSDRPSIARGVRVLMGALLFTLAYGTIGFYLLDGKFTENFSWKNALLQTLAMFFTEDNWGLQPKTRFGEFFADSIYIIAASTITFAVVMLLQPVFLQNPATLIEQQKAKKIVEDYGCSSLAAITLLSDKSYFFSPSGKSVIAYVPKGRGAIALGDPIGPIEERQEVIVSFQQFCQRNDWYPAFYQTSPDDLDLYISLGFRILKIGEEAIVDLKNFTLQGKAGKNFRPSINRLTKLGYQVSFYQPPINHDLLHQLKSVSDEWLKMAQGSEKRFSLGWFDEAYLRNCEIAVVHTPDGGIAAFTNILPEYQLNEITIDMMRHRASMENGMMDFLFTSLLQHFQEKGYDSFNFGLSALAGVGENSTSRRLEKVLRYLYEHLNGFYNFQGLHAYKDKFRPNWEPRYLVYPSLTALPDVVVALIRADSGDRLLDYFKPGA